In Haematobia irritans isolate KBUSLIRL chromosome 1, ASM5000362v1, whole genome shotgun sequence, a genomic segment contains:
- the LOC142222169 gene encoding neprilysin-21-like, protein MGSTVSENQDKGANILRWWLTLIIFLLLCATLGFTLWTLYYPPIERKETITSLQTEKSLDIQKYMNEAASPCESFYTFACGNWSTHHPANSQEKQTRAFDVVTKEFDRKLYELLHSQMNGNDSESEKKVKDFYISCINTSPSGDSFYMKDKFKEIAKEIDDMLWNEGEGYDWIELVAQISYRYGINLIMGYSIKPDAKNHTIHNLLLTNPRLTPHFREFQNDCQMMMIEFLDISPNVAKDLAENIGDFEADLWNASRYNLKNPQRINLQNEHEEFLGILNIGKFLKIAFDDVSTPITTLWIENPGYMENLVQLIDSTPKEIVMNYIKIRLLHQFWTEVWRHGQPGHWKSCLKATKHYFPEILSSMFYGHYRLEGKKTSVENLWKYLKSTLRGMLSSNHHLTWFDGISRKYALEKLDFMKLYVASYEDNSFNKDYEILKINRWDFIENLKSIKSFKAMKKRASLYKHSDDSDIALFLESPVYMISSNTIVLPVSVLASDFLWSPSKANAINFGRLGFCLAHEMLHGFSGSGWNYNKFGNYFKWSHPITDYEYAERRKCFRQQYNKYMYGGFRLPRRNQQDENLADNAGIVLAYEAYRKWHNDNKDSTDDQLLLVPLNYTQSQLFFIGYSQLWCADTLDMERQRIATMHIHAPSEMRAFVPLTNFEEFSKEFQCPMGSFMNPINKCKFFN, encoded by the coding sequence ATGGGTAGTACTGTATCCGAGAATCAAGATAAAGGTGCAAACATTCTGAGGTGGTGGCTAACGCTTAtaatatttttgcttttatgtGCTACATTGGGATTTACACTATGGACTCTGTATTACCCACCGATAGAACGAAAGGAAACAATAACTTCGTTACAAACTGAAAAATCGTTGGATattcaaaaatatatgaatGAGGCGGCCTCTCCTTGTGAGAGCTTTTATACATTTGCTTGTGGCAACTGGAGTACGCATCATCCGGCCAATAGCCAAGAGAAACAAACTCGGGCATTTGATGTGGTGACCAAAGAGTTTGATCGTAAACTTTACGAGCTTTTGCATTCACAAATGAATGGAAATGATAGCGAATCGGAGAAGAAGGTTAAAGATTTCTATATATCCTGCATTAATACATCGCCATCAGGGGAttcattttatatgaaagataaatttaaggaaattgcTAAAGAGATTGATGATATGCTCTGGAATGAAGGTGAAGGTTATGATTGGATAGAATTGGTAGCTCAGATCTCTTATAGATATGGCATAAACCTTATTATGGGCTATTCCATTAAACCTGATGCAAAGAATCATACGATACACAATTTACTGTTGACAAATCCTCGCCTTACTCCACATTTTCGGGAATTTCAAAATGATTGCCAAATGATGATGATTGAATTCTTGGATATATCACCAAATGTGGCCAAGGATTTAGCAGAGAATATAGGAGATTTTGAAGCTGATTTATGGAATGCTAGTCGTTACAACTTAAAAAATCCTCAAAgaataaatttgcaaaatgaGCATGAAGAATTTTTGGGTATACTCAATATAGGAAAATTCTTGAAGATAGCTTTTGATGATGTCAGCACACCCATTACAACGCTATGGATCGAAAATCCTGGTTATATGGAGAATCTTGTTCAGTTGATTGATtcaacacccaaagaaattgtaATGAATTATATAAAAATCCGATTACTCCATCAGTTTTGGACAGAAGTTTGGCGACATGGCCAACCAGGACATTGGAAATCATGTTTAAAGGCAactaaacattattttcctgaaattctcAGTTCCATGTTCTATGGTCATTATCGGTTGGAAGGGAAAAAGACAAGTGtggaaaatctatggaaatacttGAAATCTACTCTCCGGGGAATGTTATCTTCAAATCATCATCTGACTTGGTTTGATGGGATTTCACGAAAATATGCTTTggaaaaattggattttatgaaattatatgTGGCTTCCTATGAAGATAACTCCTTTAATAAAGATTAtgagattttaaaaattaatcgctgggattttattgaaaatctgaAATCAATAAAATCTTTTAAGGCAATGAAGAAAAGAGCTTCCCTTTATAAACATTCCGACGATTCTGATATAGCCCTCTTCTTAGAATCGCCAGTCTATATGATATCctcaaatacaattgtcctccctGTATCTGTATTAGCCTCCGATTTTCTATGGTCCCCTTCAAAAGCGAATGCCATCAATTTTGGTCGTTTGGGATTTTGTTTAGCCCATGAAATGTTACATGGTTTTAGTGGATCCGGTTGGAATTACAATAAGtttggaaattattttaaatggtCCCATCCCATTACCGACTACGAGTATGCCGAACGTCGTAAATGTTTTCGCCAACAATATAACAAATACATGTATGGTGGATTCCGTTTACCCCGTCGCAATCAACAGGATGAAAATTTAGCTGATAATGCTGGAATTGTTTTGGCCTATGAAGCTTATCGAAAATGGCATAATGATAACAAAGATTCTACGGATGATCAATTGTTGTTGGTTCCATTAAATTATACTCAGTCTCAATTATTTTTCATTGGCTATTCGCAACTATGGTGTGCTGATACTTTGGATATGGAACGTCAACGAATTGCAACAATGCACATTCATGCTCCTAGCGAAATGCGTGCATTTGTccctttaacaaattttgaagaattttccaaAGAGTTCCAGTGTCCTATGGGTAGTTTCATGAATCccataaataaatgtaaattttttaattga
- the LOC142242922 gene encoding uncharacterized protein LOC142242922, with protein MASSKLILVCAVLAALSVSASAGILDAIFPTIMQEHYSFAPSKEGYRFNLDEPNGSKREEVGMIMNPGTPEEELVVMGTYTVYDEKTDTETITMYTADKDGYKSRYMLKNRKLAPGSLKSLAG; from the exons ATGGCATCTTCAAAATTG ATCTTGGTTTGCGCCGTATTGGCTGCCCTATCGGTATCAGCTTCTGCTGGTATTTTGGATGCCATTTTCCCAACCATTATGCAAGAACATTACAGCTTTGCTCCAAGCAAGGAAGGCTATCGTTTCAA TTTGGACGAACCCAATGGCAGCAAACGTGAAGAAGTCGGTATGATCATGAACCCCGGTACACCCGAGGAGGAATTGGTTGTCATGGGTACCTATACCGTGTATGATGAGAAGACTGATACCGAAACCATTACTATGTACACAGCTGACAAAGATGGTTACAAATCTCGTTACATGTTGAAGAATCGTAAATTGGCCCCTGGTTCATTGAAATCATTAGCTGGTTAG